From the Halorubellus sp. JP-L1 genome, one window contains:
- the trxA gene encoding thioredoxin, with translation MTEEIEEIRRQKLEELRSRDERGSANASEPRSPTEPVPVDGDAELSETVAEHDVVLVDFYADWCGPCQMLEPVVETVAAETDAAVAKVDIDANQSLAAEYSVRGVPTLLLFADGQPVERLVGMQEEARLRSLIERHG, from the coding sequence ATGACCGAAGAGATCGAGGAGATCCGTCGGCAAAAGCTCGAAGAACTCCGGAGCCGAGACGAACGGGGGAGTGCCAACGCGTCAGAACCGCGGAGTCCGACCGAACCGGTCCCGGTCGACGGAGACGCCGAGTTGAGCGAGACCGTCGCCGAACACGACGTCGTCCTCGTGGACTTCTACGCCGACTGGTGCGGCCCGTGCCAGATGCTCGAACCCGTCGTCGAGACGGTCGCCGCCGAGACCGACGCGGCCGTGGCGAAGGTCGACATCGACGCGAACCAGTCACTCGCCGCCGAGTACAGCGTCCGGGGCGTCCCGACGCTACTCCTGTTCGCCGACGGACAGCCGGTCGAGCGACTCGTCGGCATGCAGGAGGAGGCGCGCCTTCGGTCGCTAATCGAACGACACGGCTGA
- a CDS encoding thioredoxin domain-containing protein has protein sequence MDARDNITRRRALLAGGGLLAFGGGVAYVASQSGSNEQHYVPETSHSSDETGGFGIELAGRPIAGERDAKVDLYYWTDYLCPFCKEFETETLPEIGREYIDTGDVRLVALSYPNIGQYSMPAAVWGRCVWSQVAESDPAAFWNWHSAVYDEQPESGKDWADDETFAAVTERTDGVDVAAVESCREDRADSIRESMDPNLGVAQEAGIRGTPGFVVYNRESGAAGKLVGAHPYENFADAIDQVSQS, from the coding sequence ATGGACGCTAGGGACAATATCACCCGTCGGAGAGCACTGCTCGCCGGCGGCGGTCTGCTCGCGTTCGGTGGTGGCGTCGCGTACGTCGCGTCGCAGTCTGGCTCGAACGAGCAGCACTACGTTCCGGAGACCTCCCACAGCAGCGACGAGACGGGTGGGTTCGGTATCGAGCTCGCCGGACGCCCGATCGCGGGCGAACGCGACGCGAAGGTGGACCTCTACTACTGGACCGACTACCTGTGCCCGTTCTGCAAGGAGTTCGAGACGGAGACGCTCCCCGAGATCGGTCGGGAGTACATCGACACCGGCGACGTTCGCCTGGTCGCGCTTTCATATCCGAACATCGGCCAGTACTCGATGCCGGCGGCGGTCTGGGGGCGGTGCGTGTGGTCGCAGGTGGCCGAGAGCGATCCCGCTGCGTTCTGGAACTGGCACTCGGCTGTCTACGACGAACAGCCCGAGTCCGGCAAGGACTGGGCCGACGACGAGACGTTCGCGGCGGTCACCGAACGGACCGACGGCGTGGACGTCGCTGCGGTCGAAAGTTGTCGCGAGGATCGCGCCGACTCGATCCGGGAGAGCATGGACCCGAATCTCGGCGTGGCCCAGGAGGCAGGGATTCGGGGGACCCCCGGGTTCGTCGTCTACAACCGCGAGTCCGGCGCAGCTGGAAAACTCGTCGGTGCCCATCCCTACGAGAACTTCGCCGACGCGATCGACCAGGTGTCACAGTCGTGA
- a CDS encoding IclR family transcriptional regulator, with protein sequence MNYEVKAGTKLFSIVETVQKLDEPTLTDIASHLDYPKSTTHNHLETLKENGYLKVEDDVYELTLKFLDHGIYAKQQLRIARLSKGILDQLAADTNEAAWLMVEEQGYVVGVEKALGERAVQTSGRIGRHTRFHYHAPGKAILANVDDDRVDEILEQQGLPRKTEHTITDRDALAEELDEVRERGVAFDVGEAIDGIRSVAAPVVRDDVVEGAVGVVGPANRLRGDRFREEIPDLVSGAANELELRLRYDTT encoded by the coding sequence ATGAATTACGAGGTCAAGGCCGGAACGAAGCTGTTCAGCATCGTCGAAACGGTACAGAAGCTGGACGAGCCGACACTCACCGACATCGCGAGCCACCTGGACTACCCGAAGAGCACCACCCACAATCACCTGGAGACGCTCAAGGAGAACGGGTACCTCAAAGTCGAGGACGACGTGTACGAACTGACGCTGAAGTTCCTGGATCACGGGATCTACGCGAAACAGCAGCTCCGGATCGCGCGACTCTCGAAGGGCATCCTCGACCAGCTCGCCGCGGACACGAACGAGGCCGCCTGGCTCATGGTCGAAGAGCAAGGGTACGTCGTCGGCGTGGAGAAGGCACTCGGCGAGCGGGCCGTCCAGACGTCCGGCCGAATCGGTCGTCACACCCGGTTCCACTACCACGCACCGGGGAAGGCGATCCTCGCGAACGTCGACGACGACCGCGTGGACGAGATCCTCGAACAGCAGGGCCTCCCGCGGAAGACCGAGCACACGATCACGGACCGCGACGCCCTCGCCGAGGAACTCGATGAGGTCCGCGAGCGCGGCGTCGCGTTCGACGTCGGCGAGGCAATCGACGGGATCAGGAGCGTCGCCGCGCCCGTCGTCCGCGACGACGTCGTCGAAGGCGCCGTCGGCGTGGTCGGGCCGGCGAACCGACTGCGCGGCGACCGCTTCCGCGAGGAGATCCCGGACCTGGTCTCCGGCGCGGCGAACGAACTGGAGCTCCGCCTCCGCTACGACACGACCTGA
- a CDS encoding RidA family protein — protein sequence MEKEILNPDGLAPPRGFNHGIKVSGGDLLFLAGQDGADETETIVDPDDVVAQFEQVLENLQTVVQEAGGTMNDIVKLNVFVADRDEYVDALDDLGEVFSGYFDDYPTMALFEVSGFFKEDARIELEGMAVVDDSS from the coding sequence ATGGAGAAGGAAATCCTCAACCCTGACGGTCTCGCACCGCCTCGCGGCTTCAACCACGGCATCAAGGTCTCCGGCGGCGACCTCCTGTTCCTCGCCGGCCAGGACGGCGCCGACGAGACGGAGACGATCGTCGACCCGGACGACGTGGTCGCGCAGTTCGAGCAGGTGCTCGAGAACCTCCAGACGGTCGTCCAGGAGGCCGGCGGGACGATGAACGACATCGTGAAGCTCAACGTGTTCGTCGCGGACCGCGACGAGTACGTCGACGCGCTCGACGACCTCGGCGAGGTGTTCTCGGGGTACTTCGACGACTACCCGACGATGGCGCTCTTCGAGGTCTCGGGGTTCTTCAAGGAGGACGCTCGGATCGAACTGGAGGGCATGGCGGTCGTCGACGACTCGAGCTAG
- a CDS encoding FAD-dependent oxidoreductase: MNETFVVVGGDAAGMSAASKAKRANPEMDVIVFEKGEWVSYAACGMPYYVKGEVEDLDDLVAVTPEEFREERDVDLRTGHEVVGIDPETGTVTVEGDGETFEQSYDHLLVATGATAIEPPFDGLDLDGVFTIHDMDEADAIENYVTERSPDSAAIVGGGYVGIELAEALSARGVDVHLYEMLPHVLQPFGDAVAEVVEDHLREQGVQLHLDTAVSGFDGAERVERVAFDDQSRPADVAIVGVGVEPNADLAADAGIELGETGAIATDEYGRTNHGNVYAAGDCAEARHVVTGEPDHVPLALTANRAGRAIGQTVAGDPEPVGGIAGTAIVKAFGLGAARTGLVDEEQAREADFDPVSVTISAPSRAHYYPGGDELTVTLMADHDTGRLLGGTVVGREGAKRIDTVATALTAGMTVPELRNADLAYAPPFSPVWDPVLTAAKVLEGRLE, translated from the coding sequence ATGAATGAGACGTTCGTGGTCGTCGGCGGGGACGCGGCGGGGATGAGCGCCGCGAGCAAGGCCAAGCGTGCGAACCCGGAGATGGACGTGATCGTCTTCGAGAAGGGCGAGTGGGTGTCCTACGCCGCCTGTGGGATGCCCTACTACGTCAAGGGCGAGGTCGAGGACCTGGACGACCTGGTCGCCGTAACGCCCGAGGAGTTCCGCGAGGAGCGCGACGTCGACCTGCGAACCGGCCACGAGGTCGTCGGGATCGACCCCGAGACCGGAACCGTCACCGTCGAGGGCGACGGCGAGACGTTCGAACAGTCCTACGACCACCTCCTCGTCGCGACCGGGGCGACCGCGATCGAACCACCGTTCGACGGCCTCGACCTCGACGGCGTGTTCACCATCCACGACATGGACGAAGCCGACGCCATCGAAAACTACGTCACCGAGCGCTCGCCCGACTCCGCGGCGATCGTCGGCGGCGGATACGTCGGGATCGAGCTGGCCGAGGCGCTGTCTGCTCGCGGCGTCGACGTCCACCTCTACGAGATGCTCCCGCACGTCCTCCAGCCGTTCGGCGACGCGGTAGCGGAAGTCGTCGAGGACCACCTCCGCGAGCAGGGCGTCCAGTTGCACCTCGACACCGCCGTCTCGGGCTTCGACGGTGCGGAGCGCGTCGAGCGCGTCGCCTTCGACGACCAGTCCAGGCCCGCCGACGTCGCGATCGTCGGCGTCGGCGTCGAACCGAACGCCGACCTCGCAGCGGACGCCGGCATCGAACTCGGCGAGACCGGCGCCATCGCGACCGACGAGTACGGCCGGACGAACCACGGGAACGTCTACGCCGCGGGCGACTGCGCAGAGGCGCGACACGTCGTGACCGGCGAGCCCGACCACGTACCACTGGCGCTGACGGCCAACCGCGCCGGCCGTGCGATCGGCCAGACCGTCGCCGGCGACCCGGAACCGGTCGGCGGCATCGCCGGGACCGCGATCGTCAAGGCGTTCGGCCTCGGCGCCGCCCGAACCGGACTCGTCGACGAGGAGCAGGCACGGGAGGCCGACTTCGACCCCGTCTCGGTCACGATTTCGGCCCCCTCGCGGGCCCACTACTACCCCGGTGGCGACGAACTCACCGTCACGCTGATGGCCGACCACGATACCGGGCGGTTGCTGGGCGGGACTGTCGTCGGTCGCGAGGGCGCAAAGCGGATCGATACGGTCGCGACGGCGCTCACGGCGGGGATGACGGTGCCCGAACTACGGAACGCCGATCTGGCCTACGCGCCGCCGTTCAGTCCCGTGTGGGACCCGGTTCTCACCGCGGCGAAGGTCCTCGAAGGGCGCCTCGAATGA
- a CDS encoding SDR family NAD(P)-dependent oxidoreductase, producing the protein MSTEIDLSDTTAVVTGGTRGIGRAIAETLADAGADVVPTSRTQSDVEAAADAIREHGVESLAIATDVTDGAEVAALFERTADELGGVDVVVNNAGINPVSGMGTPEHVDPDEFAATVDVNLQGAFTCTHEAGEYLQSSGGGSVVNVASISGLVGTKRQHGYVASKHGLVGLTKSVALDWAPDVRVNAIAPGYVSTDLTAPIEDDDDLHQSLLDDIPVDRFADPQEVANAALFLASDMASYVTGECLVVDGGWTAK; encoded by the coding sequence ATGAGCACGGAAATCGACCTCTCTGATACGACCGCGGTAGTTACCGGCGGGACGCGAGGTATCGGGCGAGCGATCGCCGAGACGCTCGCGGACGCGGGCGCGGACGTCGTTCCGACGTCGCGAACCCAGAGCGACGTCGAGGCGGCCGCGGACGCGATCCGGGAGCACGGCGTCGAGTCGCTCGCGATCGCGACGGACGTGACCGACGGCGCGGAAGTAGCGGCGCTGTTCGAGCGGACCGCGGACGAACTCGGCGGCGTGGACGTCGTCGTGAACAACGCGGGGATCAATCCCGTCTCGGGGATGGGGACGCCGGAGCACGTCGACCCCGACGAGTTCGCGGCGACGGTCGACGTGAACCTCCAGGGCGCGTTCACGTGCACGCACGAGGCCGGCGAGTACCTCCAATCGAGCGGCGGCGGAAGCGTCGTCAACGTCGCCTCGATCTCCGGGCTGGTCGGGACGAAGCGACAGCACGGCTACGTCGCCTCGAAGCACGGCCTCGTCGGACTGACGAAGAGCGTCGCGCTCGACTGGGCGCCGGACGTGCGCGTGAACGCCATCGCGCCCGGGTACGTGTCGACGGACCTGACGGCGCCCATCGAGGACGACGACGACCTCCACCAGTCGCTGCTCGACGACATCCCGGTCGACCGGTTCGCGGACCCGCAGGAGGTCGCGAACGCGGCGCTGTTCCTCGCGAGCGACATGGCCTCCTACGTCACCGGCGAGTGCCTCGTCGTCGACGGCGGCTGGACCGCGAAGTGA
- a CDS encoding FAD-dependent monooxygenase, with protein sequence MDINVIGGGPGGLYASLLLKKEHPDWDITVYERDPADNTYGWGIVFSDSTLGSLREADYKTHEQITDKFAIWNPIDVHYGGKRIRCGGHTFSGLMRSDLKDILRERCAELGVEMHWEHNVENPEEYAEDADLLIGADGLNSTVRETYEDQFKPRVRMGDAKFAWFGTDKPFDVFTFIFRENEHGLWRIHAYPGRKSTFIVEATEETWQNAGLDEKGKEEGLAYFEDLFSDHLDGYELESKLYSWRNFPIVQNRTWSHDNVVLIGDAAHTAHFSVGAGTKMAMEDAIALYEGFEEYGPDDVGASVRWFEKERRPRVEGIQDAATQSRRYFENTERYMDLEPEQFAFNLLTRSGKISYDELKIRDSAYTDDYDRWYAQYAQGGNEKRAVATPPMFQPFTIGDVTVPNRAVLSSSPSSVGSSGRPASGQTARFAELGKQGPGLVLTEPVAVSARGRLHPGSPGLYEDGHADAWAEAVAEVNEASDAKTGIELFHAGQRAATRPREYGLDRPLADEDSWDIVSASATQYTRRSQTPSAMDADDLDAVRERFVAAAERADEAGFDVLQLNLAHGYLLSSFLSPLTNERDDEYGGEDIESRLAYPLEVLDAVQSVWPDEKAITTKMPATDWRPGGNNLGDGFAIGSHLSRNGSDLLTVVAGQTTSNDRPKFDTDVLARYSEQIRNELDVPTMTTNYVTSTDDVNTQVGAGTGDLCQWYPPNVDGDLL encoded by the coding sequence ATGGATATAAACGTCATCGGCGGCGGACCCGGCGGACTGTACGCGAGCCTCCTGTTGAAGAAGGAGCACCCGGACTGGGACATCACGGTCTACGAGCGCGACCCCGCGGACAACACGTACGGATGGGGGATCGTGTTCTCGGACAGCACGCTCGGGTCGCTCCGCGAGGCGGACTACAAGACCCACGAACAGATCACGGACAAGTTCGCGATCTGGAACCCGATCGACGTCCACTACGGCGGGAAGCGCATCCGCTGTGGCGGACACACGTTCTCCGGACTGATGCGTTCGGACCTGAAGGACATCCTCCGGGAGCGCTGCGCGGAACTCGGCGTCGAGATGCACTGGGAGCATAACGTCGAGAACCCCGAGGAGTACGCCGAGGACGCGGACCTCCTCATCGGCGCTGACGGCCTCAACAGCACCGTCCGCGAGACCTACGAAGACCAGTTCAAGCCCCGCGTCAGGATGGGCGACGCGAAGTTCGCGTGGTTCGGGACGGACAAGCCGTTCGACGTGTTCACGTTCATCTTCCGGGAGAACGAACACGGCCTCTGGCGCATCCACGCGTATCCGGGTCGGAAGAGCACGTTCATCGTCGAGGCGACGGAGGAGACCTGGCAGAACGCGGGCCTGGACGAGAAGGGCAAGGAGGAGGGGCTGGCGTACTTCGAGGACCTGTTCTCGGATCACCTCGACGGGTACGAGCTCGAGTCGAAGCTCTACAGCTGGCGGAACTTCCCGATCGTGCAGAACAGGACGTGGTCGCACGACAACGTGGTGCTGATCGGGGACGCCGCGCACACCGCGCACTTCTCGGTCGGTGCGGGGACGAAGATGGCGATGGAGGACGCGATCGCGCTCTACGAGGGCTTCGAGGAGTACGGTCCGGACGACGTCGGGGCGTCGGTGCGCTGGTTCGAGAAGGAGCGACGGCCGCGCGTCGAGGGCATCCAAGACGCGGCGACGCAGAGTCGGCGGTACTTCGAGAACACGGAGCGGTACATGGACTTGGAGCCCGAGCAGTTCGCGTTCAACCTCCTCACCCGGAGCGGGAAGATATCCTACGACGAGCTGAAGATCCGCGATTCTGCGTACACTGACGACTACGACCGCTGGTACGCCCAGTACGCGCAGGGCGGGAACGAGAAGCGGGCGGTGGCGACGCCACCGATGTTCCAGCCGTTCACGATCGGTGACGTGACGGTCCCGAACCGTGCGGTGCTGTCGTCGAGTCCGAGTTCGGTCGGGTCGAGCGGACGGCCCGCGAGCGGCCAGACGGCGCGGTTCGCCGAACTCGGGAAGCAGGGACCGGGGCTCGTGCTGACCGAGCCCGTTGCGGTGTCGGCGCGCGGCCGCCTGCATCCGGGCTCGCCCGGTCTCTACGAGGACGGGCACGCCGACGCGTGGGCGGAGGCCGTCGCCGAAGTGAACGAGGCGAGCGACGCGAAGACCGGCATCGAGCTGTTCCACGCCGGGCAGCGCGCGGCGACCAGGCCCCGCGAGTACGGCCTCGACCGGCCGCTCGCCGACGAGGACTCCTGGGACATCGTTTCGGCGTCGGCGACGCAGTACACGCGCCGGAGCCAGACGCCATCGGCGATGGACGCCGACGACCTGGACGCGGTCCGCGAGCGGTTCGTCGCCGCGGCCGAGCGCGCCGACGAAGCTGGCTTCGACGTCCTGCAACTGAACCTCGCGCACGGCTACCTGCTGTCGAGCTTCCTCTCGCCGCTCACGAACGAGCGCGACGACGAGTACGGCGGCGAGGACATCGAGTCCCGGCTCGCGTACCCGCTCGAGGTACTCGACGCCGTCCAGTCAGTGTGGCCGGACGAGAAGGCGATCACGACGAAGATGCCCGCCACCGACTGGCGTCCCGGCGGGAACAACCTCGGCGACGGGTTCGCCATCGGCAGTCACCTCTCACGGAACGGGAGCGACCTGCTGACGGTCGTCGCCGGCCAGACGACGTCGAACGACCGCCCGAAGTTCGACACGGACGTCCTCGCGCGCTACAGCGAGCAGATCCGGAACGAGCTGGACGTGCCGACGATGACGACGAACTACGTCACGTCCACGGACGACGTCAACACGCAGGTCGGTGCGGGCACTGGCGACCTCTGCCAGTGGTACCCGCCGAACGTCGACGGCGACCTCCTGTAG
- a CDS encoding bile acid:sodium symporter family protein, with amino-acid sequence MGTTFGAAVVELVTTVFVLSTMFSMGVQLSASQLVDALREWRLLSRSLAVNLVAVPLIASLLVRTVSVETGFAAGIVLLAVSPGAPFGPKLAEISESDVAFASGLMAILCLLSVVTIPVSLLWLLPGDVAVDPLAIGRMVLGIQLVPLLVGLGTSFARPSLAARLHPPVQRLSDYTFVGLIVLLVVVYSDSMLALVGTGTLGLSTVAVVASLVLGYGLGGPARATREVLATTTAARNAAIALFIATTAFSDPNVLTTVLAFSFIGVVGSGLLASVWRRRPVESVSANG; translated from the coding sequence ATGGGAACGACGTTCGGTGCGGCGGTCGTGGAGTTGGTGACGACGGTGTTCGTGCTCTCGACGATGTTCTCGATGGGCGTGCAGCTGTCAGCGAGCCAGCTCGTCGACGCACTCCGGGAGTGGCGGTTGCTGTCGAGGTCACTGGCGGTGAATCTCGTCGCGGTACCGCTGATCGCGTCCCTCCTCGTTCGGACGGTGTCGGTGGAGACCGGGTTCGCGGCCGGGATCGTGCTGCTCGCGGTCTCGCCCGGCGCCCCGTTCGGCCCGAAGCTCGCGGAGATCTCGGAGAGCGACGTCGCGTTCGCGAGCGGCCTGATGGCGATCCTCTGTCTGCTCTCCGTCGTAACCATCCCCGTCTCCCTGCTGTGGTTGCTCCCCGGCGACGTCGCCGTCGACCCCCTCGCCATCGGCCGGATGGTCCTGGGCATCCAGCTCGTCCCGCTCCTCGTCGGGCTCGGAACGTCGTTCGCCCGCCCCTCGCTCGCAGCTCGCCTCCACCCGCCAGTTCAGCGACTCTCGGACTACACGTTCGTCGGACTGATCGTGCTGTTGGTCGTCGTCTACAGCGACAGCATGCTGGCGCTCGTCGGTACGGGAACGCTCGGGCTGTCGACGGTCGCCGTGGTCGCGTCGTTGGTCCTCGGGTACGGCCTTGGCGGGCCAGCCCGAGCGACCCGGGAAGTGCTGGCGACGACGACCGCCGCCCGGAACGCGGCGATCGCGCTGTTCATCGCGACGACCGCGTTCTCGGACCCGAACGTCCTCACGACCGTCCTCGCGTTCTCGTTCATCGGCGTCGTCGGGTCCGGACTGCTCGCGAGCGTCTGGCGACGTCGACCAGTCGAGTCGGTCTCGGCCAACGGCTAG
- a CDS encoding thiolase family protein translates to MEPVVVQAVRTPQGKEGGVYADVRSEELSRQLVDAMLAETGLTGEHVDDLLWGCVKQEGEQGNNLARIVALTSDLGETVPASTIDRQCASSAQAIMSAADAVRAGQRECVIAGGVESMTRVERANDVSEIPALVERYDVESFRMGNTAEAVAERFDVSREAQDEYAARSQQRAVDATREGRFEDEIVPIDTGEETVTEDEGLRPGTTAEKLAELPTVFAEDGTVTPGNASQISDGAAAVMVTSRAFADDHGLDVLGAVGAHEVVGVDPEIMGIGPVPAVRGLVDRAGTSVDDYGLVELNEAFASQTLYCQRELGVDDDRFNVNGGAIAIGHPLGASGARLPVTLLHEMNRRGVDRGLATECVGYGQGAAIEFLAD, encoded by the coding sequence ATGGAACCAGTAGTCGTGCAAGCGGTTCGGACCCCGCAGGGCAAAGAGGGCGGCGTGTACGCGGACGTCCGGAGCGAGGAGCTCTCGAGGCAGCTCGTCGACGCGATGCTCGCCGAGACGGGCCTCACGGGCGAGCACGTCGACGACCTCCTCTGGGGGTGCGTGAAGCAGGAAGGCGAGCAGGGGAACAACCTCGCGCGCATCGTCGCGCTGACGAGCGACCTCGGCGAGACGGTTCCGGCGTCGACCATCGACCGGCAGTGCGCGTCCTCGGCGCAAGCGATCATGAGTGCCGCCGACGCCGTTCGCGCCGGCCAGCGCGAGTGCGTGATCGCCGGTGGCGTGGAGAGCATGACGCGCGTCGAGCGCGCGAACGACGTGAGCGAGATCCCCGCGCTCGTCGAGCGGTACGACGTCGAGTCGTTCCGCATGGGGAACACCGCCGAGGCCGTCGCCGAACGCTTCGACGTCTCGCGCGAGGCCCAGGACGAGTACGCGGCGCGCAGCCAGCAGCGAGCCGTCGACGCGACCAGGGAGGGCCGGTTCGAGGACGAGATCGTTCCCATCGATACGGGCGAGGAGACCGTCACGGAAGACGAGGGACTGCGTCCGGGGACGACCGCCGAGAAACTCGCGGAGCTCCCGACCGTGTTCGCCGAGGACGGGACGGTGACGCCGGGGAACGCCTCGCAGATCAGCGACGGTGCGGCCGCCGTGATGGTGACGAGCCGCGCGTTCGCCGACGACCACGGTCTCGACGTCCTCGGCGCTGTCGGCGCGCACGAGGTCGTCGGCGTCGACCCCGAGATCATGGGCATCGGGCCCGTCCCGGCCGTCCGTGGCCTCGTGGACCGGGCTGGCACCAGCGTCGACGACTACGGGCTCGTCGAGTTGAACGAGGCGTTCGCGAGCCAGACGCTGTACTGCCAGCGCGAACTCGGCGTCGACGACGACCGCTTCAACGTCAACGGCGGCGCCATCGCCATCGGCCACCCGCTAGGCGCGTCGGGCGCACGACTCCCGGTGACGCTACTGCACGAGATGAACCGCCGCGGCGTCGACCGCGGGCTCGCGACCGAGTGCGTCGGCTACGGCCAGGGCGCCGCCATCGAGTTCCTCGCCGACTGA
- a CDS encoding LLM class flavin-dependent oxidoreductase, translating to MEGADAELTREWARRAEAGPFTSLGVFDRLVYDSLDPMSTLAVCAGETEDIRLATSIVAGPLRSTGLLAKKAATLDVLSDGRLTLGLALGARKDDYEAADSDFGSRGARFTKQLDELREIWQGDEIGPDPVQEGGPELLIGGSSDPSYKRVAHYGDGYIHGGGPPKIFAREAEKAEAAWAEEGRPGDPAIWGHGYFALGDEDAAEAGREYLLDYYEFTGPFAETIAEGLLTTPQEVVQFIRGYEERGCDELLLFPTVADEEQYERLEEVVENEWSDA from the coding sequence TTGGAAGGTGCCGATGCGGAACTAACTCGAGAGTGGGCTCGGCGCGCCGAGGCTGGCCCGTTCACGAGCCTCGGCGTGTTCGACCGGCTCGTGTACGACAGCCTCGACCCGATGTCCACGCTCGCCGTCTGTGCCGGCGAGACCGAGGACATCAGGCTCGCGACGTCGATCGTCGCGGGGCCGCTCCGGAGCACGGGCCTGCTGGCGAAGAAGGCCGCGACGCTCGACGTCCTGTCGGACGGCCGGTTGACGCTCGGCCTGGCGCTCGGGGCGCGCAAGGACGACTACGAGGCGGCCGACTCGGACTTCGGGAGCCGCGGCGCGCGATTCACGAAGCAGCTGGACGAACTCCGCGAGATCTGGCAAGGCGACGAGATCGGCCCCGACCCCGTCCAGGAGGGCGGGCCGGAGCTCCTCATCGGCGGGTCCAGCGACCCGAGCTACAAGCGCGTCGCGCACTACGGCGACGGCTACATCCACGGCGGCGGTCCACCGAAGATCTTCGCGCGCGAGGCCGAGAAGGCCGAGGCGGCGTGGGCAGAGGAGGGTCGGCCGGGCGACCCCGCGATCTGGGGGCACGGGTACTTCGCGCTCGGCGACGAGGACGCGGCCGAGGCCGGCCGCGAGTACCTGCTCGACTACTACGAGTTCACCGGGCCGTTCGCGGAGACGATCGCCGAGGGCCTGCTGACGACGCCCCAGGAGGTCGTCCAGTTCATCCGCGGGTACGAGGAACGCGGCTGCGACGAACTCCTGCTGTTCCCGACGGTCGCGGACGAGGAGCAGTACGAGCGCCTCGAGGAAGTCGTGGAGAACGAATGGTCGGACGCGTGA
- a CDS encoding enoyl-CoA hydratase/isomerase family protein, which translates to MVNASFERENHAAYVTIEREEKLNAVDSETKQAIIEKLDEYREDDDVRAVVLQSAGDRAFSAGGDVQEIPDVDYSLSYFTETWEALFSKMRDLGMPTIAKVDGITLGGGFDLMLHTDFVVAADDARIGQPEVDLGIVNHFSPPMLLQQVGVRKTLELMMTGETISGSEAAEIGLVTRSVPADRLDDEVDELVETLVNKSPRVLKKLKEGIYASTNMSPDAAKVHLETVSLEAARNDPDYREGVDAHLEDRDPEWYVD; encoded by the coding sequence ATGGTAAACGCCTCGTTCGAACGCGAGAACCACGCCGCGTACGTCACGATCGAGCGCGAGGAGAAGCTCAACGCGGTCGACTCGGAGACCAAGCAGGCGATCATCGAGAAGCTCGACGAGTACCGGGAGGACGACGACGTCCGGGCGGTCGTCCTCCAGAGCGCCGGCGACCGCGCCTTCTCGGCCGGCGGCGACGTCCAGGAGATCCCGGACGTCGACTACTCGCTCTCGTACTTCACGGAGACCTGGGAGGCGCTGTTCTCGAAGATGCGCGACCTCGGGATGCCCACGATCGCGAAGGTCGACGGCATCACGCTCGGCGGCGGGTTCGACCTCATGCTCCACACGGACTTCGTCGTCGCCGCCGACGACGCCCGCATCGGCCAGCCGGAGGTCGACCTCGGGATCGTGAACCACTTCTCGCCGCCGATGCTGCTCCAGCAGGTCGGCGTCCGGAAGACGTTGGAGTTGATGATGACGGGCGAGACGATCTCAGGGAGCGAGGCGGCGGAGATCGGGCTCGTCACGCGTAGCGTTCCCGCCGACCGCCTCGACGACGAGGTCGACGAGCTGGTGGAGACGCTCGTGAACAAGAGCCCGCGCGTCCTGAAGAAGCTCAAGGAGGGCATCTACGCGAGCACGAACATGTCCCCGGACGCCGCGAAGGTCCACCTGGAGACGGTCTCGCTGGAAGCCGCCCGGAACGACCCCGACTATCGAGAGGGCGTCGACGCACACCTCGAAGACCGCGACCCCGAGTGGTACGTCGACTGA